One region of Mucilaginibacter gotjawali genomic DNA includes:
- a CDS encoding TPM domain-containing protein: MFKKLTILFSLLFIGLMAFAQQLPPKSTTLVTDYVHVLQDEERHMLEYKLASFSDTSSTQIAVVIIKSVGQYDIADYGQKLGRAWGIGQKGKNNGILILVAFDDHKVTIQTGYGAEGAVPDIRANEIIHNDMLPRFKQSDYYGGLNAGVDDLIKLMKGEYKAPKKAVAEKEQDYSGSYGIIFFIVIIVVIIVLRGRGGGGGHIIGGRGGASPFWWFLGGTLLGRGSGGWGGFSNGDGGFGGGGGDSGGGGFGGFGGGDFGGGGASGSW, from the coding sequence ATGTTTAAAAAACTCACCATATTATTTTCGCTGCTGTTCATCGGGCTGATGGCTTTTGCGCAGCAGCTGCCGCCAAAATCAACCACGCTGGTTACCGATTATGTACACGTATTGCAGGATGAAGAAAGGCATATGCTGGAGTATAAGCTGGCTTCGTTCAGCGATACGTCATCAACGCAAATTGCAGTAGTAATTATCAAATCTGTCGGCCAGTACGACATAGCCGATTACGGGCAAAAGCTGGGCCGCGCCTGGGGCATAGGCCAAAAAGGAAAAAACAACGGCATATTGATACTGGTTGCCTTTGACGACCATAAAGTTACCATCCAAACCGGCTATGGGGCAGAAGGCGCGGTGCCCGATATCAGGGCTAACGAGATCATCCATAACGATATGCTGCCCCGCTTTAAACAAAGCGATTATTACGGTGGCCTAAATGCCGGCGTAGATGACCTGATAAAATTAATGAAGGGCGAGTATAAGGCGCCTAAAAAAGCCGTTGCTGAAAAAGAGCAGGATTACAGCGGCAGTTACGGTATTATATTCTTCATCGTTATTATTGTTGTCATCATCGTACTGCGGGGCAGGGGCGGCGGCGGTGGCCATATTATTGGCGGCCGGGGCGGTGCAAGCCCCTTCTGGTGGTTCCTGGGCGGCACTTTGCTGGGCCGGGGGAGTGGTGGCTGGGGAGGTTTCTCCAACGGCGATGGCGGCTTTGGCGGCGGCGGCGGTGATAGCGGTGGCGGAGGTTTCGGCGGCTTTGGCGGCGGAGATTTCGGCGGCGGCGGCGCCAGCGGCAGCTGGTAG
- the trmB gene encoding tRNA (guanosine(46)-N7)-methyltransferase TrmB codes for MGKDKLRRFAEVNTFSNVLQLDAGKPFKGQWSPGHFKNNNPVVLELACGKGEYTVNLARLFPEKNFIGIDYKGNRIWRGAKTALEDGVPNVAFLRIQIETILDYFGEGEIDEIWITFPDPQPQLSREKKRLTSSRFLDKYKPLLKPGGFINLKTDNDGLHAYTAEKITETGMKLHIRTEDLYHSEFADEVLSIKTYYEKKYLKHDKNINYLKFSFE; via the coding sequence TTGGGAAAAGATAAATTAAGGCGTTTTGCCGAAGTAAATACGTTCAGCAATGTTTTGCAGCTGGATGCCGGGAAACCATTTAAAGGGCAATGGAGCCCCGGTCATTTTAAAAATAACAACCCTGTAGTACTGGAGCTGGCCTGCGGTAAGGGCGAATACACCGTTAACCTGGCCCGTTTATTTCCGGAAAAGAATTTTATAGGAATTGATTACAAGGGCAACCGTATTTGGCGCGGCGCTAAAACGGCGCTGGAAGATGGCGTTCCCAATGTGGCATTCCTGCGGATCCAGATAGAAACCATATTGGATTATTTTGGCGAAGGCGAGATAGATGAGATCTGGATCACCTTCCCCGACCCGCAGCCGCAGTTAAGCCGCGAAAAGAAGCGGCTCACTTCCTCCCGGTTCCTCGATAAATACAAACCGCTGTTAAAACCGGGTGGCTTTATCAACCTTAAAACAGATAACGATGGCCTGCATGCCTATACCGCTGAAAAAATAACTGAGACCGGCATGAAGCTGCACATCAGAACTGAGGACCTTTACCATTCTGAATTTGCGGATGAGGTGCTTTCCATCAAAACCTATTACGAAAAGAAATATCTGAAGCACGATAAGAATATCAATTATTTGAAGTTTTCGTTTGAGTAG
- a CDS encoding MGMT family protein yields MKDDNFFEQVYEVARLIPAGRITSYGAIAAYLGTKGSSRMVGWAMQACGKATPPVPAHRVVNRQGLLTAKFHFGGNLMQQLLESEGVKVVDDQVQDFKKLYWDPSIELAL; encoded by the coding sequence ATGAAAGATGATAATTTTTTTGAACAGGTTTATGAAGTGGCGCGGCTGATCCCTGCCGGCAGGATAACTTCATACGGGGCTATTGCCGCTTACCTGGGCACAAAAGGTTCGTCGCGGATGGTAGGCTGGGCCATGCAGGCCTGCGGAAAAGCGACGCCCCCGGTACCGGCGCACCGGGTGGTAAACAGGCAGGGTTTGTTAACCGCCAAATTTCATTTCGGCGGTAACCTGATGCAGCAATTGCTGGAAAGCGAAGGCGTAAAAGTGGTAGATGACCAGGTGCAGGATTTTAAAAAATTGTACTGGGACCCGTCAATTGAGCTGGCGCTATAA